A genomic stretch from Falco cherrug isolate bFalChe1 chromosome 1, bFalChe1.pri, whole genome shotgun sequence includes:
- the ZGRF1 gene encoding protein ZGRF1 isoform X2 has product MASQEFTVLYTHQKMKKSKTWQDGILRITTGRNKAILFDDKGQCLESIFVKSQVNAGDNLEGERYLITVEAVKLNEKSFEDQPRKAEAPAVDRNGVKPGVLPPRHLSVGLKRKFTGFQGPRQVGKKILAMEDGLKSMTLPLSKQCQGTLSSKFYVTSPLFSTVSKKDTETNMFADFHEDVCMGNDTEHMSVSSLLSAPFLDRCEKAEKQNSDQSIVKPEPSQITGDTKSSSQTAGHRAASGNIRSTAQIIALLKSKPTQGCREQTPAVTECLSRFQASGNTGSLHKSTILHGFSGNSAKRLMQNIQDLPFTKGTVNDKKEWNAEMLLNSSEQPCVKEVTRHDKEADNLSHDLQDPCNTNSCFLPESIVSRMSDSQFVLSSGDVSCSASPITSEKKHSRYRGRSVTSSPKEDSSVKLQSELQPRQNPGEPSDLQLSEDLTLTETGIVKEELSTHGKDCGLGEQMMEVNFSLLEAFDFNDTNNEDLCERDVSKLTEGGMLSQSPDCLTEDDVAQNAALRLHSCCQVVTHSKNGEVKCSTSDGENDGNPCAGVMPSQLCDSDVGDTGTIAEDSANQTRFEVELLDDGCNIKEINEGQLNTEGTNKKDLDGCAVCTVNGMSQIKSKHSDLFPGDVNVNECHPKLSTFEKTGSISCISTSRITSAVDKKTEDDVIQLGCLKSPDVDLERFWGTKTDDIKPGSPLLALSQNLDPSYGSFQYIADHQDVFGVSHREDALISRSSVCPLGKGHSSLHETEIDENDFESLESINASQEACKGERIGTDCLKCMAMADNSSDLPDLVNNITLLRALTQHSTALESLQKIEENNSTLYEAETSKEIFEHLVKAKAIKQFTEIPYSESIQASSGSYFDSSGLMPNCVDNLLQKTEACILPAAAQRQPWTSDCQLKSPGSRSPHEGDIREENFEKQSNVIEESRIDQSPLALNMYSEVLPRTVSDSISHSDLRQTQWTSWEPDKVISSVELTSPLNPDSTFSPASGSGETIGDMQEPLIHRMLPTQEKSSYPGECNLSRFKRPVKTRARVPFVSLPATEKVPDAVYPTDSEEVQQSFESSVVNLCNESAVFPISAFGPGDRNYETSVFGEYTEDEQREFVQSVFPNLTSQYRQSKWLKYQNMAQCDLIAQNSDDSEVTDDICAENVLGMLLGDTGESSAVNKSAPGSACLLTAKSMLDKCCANTSKEDFISERKLLSLHLSQTPLAEATQKVLSHLSCYTVTGYGQDITISELSFPNVDKVKYADLPKRKISIPTVFESHVHYKQIFKAALTEQLNIMLFGLSQRLHKALSKVDVSFYTSLKDGQSMSKESCVPLCSHMRPAKLVMVKKEGQNKGRLFYTCDAPKSEQCLFFKWIEDVNPSQIKSRPSAVLHDMKSVGTYLRSQNIALYEGCQLLVRKAFEVQAQRCSKFKKFMNTPDRFDGDSKKKLYLKLSRKEHYSFYSKDDIWVISKTLNFDPLDTFIASSAFFGPSSNNEVELLPLKGYCPSNWRSNMIVHALLVCNASGELTALRNMEEHFNPSTLPLMPYLLKMNFRSENATNRVNKRKFIPPAINLKRTMTYGPVSTEVAMELAKKMIQTFLLNPDQATSLIRIAQMMTSCENLKPVEEHQILPITIIHGVFGAGKSYLLSVVILFLVQLFESSEATKGPRPAQWKLLIASSTNVAIDRILQGLLDLGFEDFIRVGSIRKITKAILPHSLHAGSGNDNEQLKELLALMKEDLTPTEKMYVRKSIEQHKLGTNKTILQQVKVVGVTCAACPFPCLNALKFPVVMLDECSQITEPASLLPIARFQCEKLVLVGDPKQLPPTIQGSESVHEKGLEQTLFDRLCLMGHKTILLRTQYRCHPAISAIANELFYEGNLINGVSEKDRSPLLDWLPTLCFYNVNGVEQIERDNSFYNMAEVHFAVKLIQALVASGIKGSAIGLITLYKSQMCKTQNLLSDIHSEAFELKAVQVSTVDAFQGAEKEIIVLSCVRTRQIGFIDSEKRMNVALTRAKRHLLIVGNLACLSRNRLWGRVIHHCKGWENGLQHASQCEQQLNEILTCYLEKREEEAQKN; this is encoded by the exons ATGGCTTCTCAAGAATTTACT GTGTTATATACTcaccaaaaaatgaaaaaatcaaaaACGTGGCAAGATGGAATTCTGAGGATTACAACTGGCAGAAATAAG GCTATCTTGTTTGATGATAAAGGACAATGTTTGGAGAGTATTTTTGTGAAATCTCAG GTGAATGCTGGAGATAATTTAGAAGGTGAACGATATTTGATCACAGTGGAAGCAGTAAAATTGaatgaaaaatcttttgaagATCAgccaaggaaagcagaagctCCAGCAGTGGATAGAAATGGTGTAAAACCTGGTGTTCTGCCTCCACGACATCTGTCTGTTGGCTTGAAAAGGAAGTTTACA GGTTTCCAAGGGCCACGCcaagttggaaagaaaatactagCAATGGAAGACGGATTAAAATCAATGACGTTACCTTTATCTAAGCAGTGTCAGGGTACTTTGTCATCCAAGTTTTATGTTACCTCTCCATTATTTTCTACAGTTTCTAAGAAGGATACAGAAACAAATATGTTTGCAGACTTTCATGAAGATGTGTGTATGGGTAACGATACAGAGCACATGTCTGTCTCCTCACTGCTTTCTGCTCCATTTCTTGACAGATGTGAGAAGGCAGAGAAGCAAAACTCTGATCAGTCCATTGTGAAGCCAGAACCTTCTCAAATTACTGGGGACACCAAATCTAGTAGTCAGACAGCTGGTCACAGGGCAGCATCAGGCAACATAAGGAGCACAGCACAGATAATTGCTCTTTTGAAGTCTAAACCAACGCAAGGATGCAGAGAGCAAACACCCGCAGTCACAGAATGCCTTTCTAGGTTTCAGGCATCAGGAAACACAGGTAGCTTACATAAGAGCACAATCCTGCATGGTTTTTCAGGCAACAGTGCCAAAAGACTCATGCAAAATATTCAGGACCTGCCTTTTACGAAGGGAACTGTAAATGATAAAAAGGAATGGAATGCTGAAATGCTTCTAAATTCATCTGAACAACCTTGTGTTAAAGAAGTCACAAGACATGACAAAGAGGCAGATAATTTAAGTCACGACTTACAAGATCCCTGCAATACAAATAGTTGCTTCCTACCTGAATCCATTGTAAGTAGAATGAGTGACAGTCAGTTTGTCCTATCCTCAGGTGACGTTTCATGTTCAGCAAGTCCAAtcacctctgaaaaaaaacactcCAGATACAGAGGACGTTCAGTGACTAGCAGTCCTAAGGAGGATTCATCTGTGAAGTTGCAAAGTGAGCTTCAGCCCAGACAAAATCCAGGAGAGCCTAGTGATCTGCAGCTCTCTGAGGACTTAACATTGACTGAAACTGGAATTGTAAAGGAGGAATTAAGTACACATGGCAAAGACTGTGGTCTGGGTGAACAGATGATGGAGGTTAACTTCAGTCTACTGGAGGCTTTTGATTTTAATGACACCAACAATGAAGACCTGTGTGAAAGAGATGTGAGTAAACTCACTGAAGGAGGCATGCTTTCACAAAGTCCAGATTGCTTAACAGAAGATGATGTAGCACAAAATGCTGCACTGAGGCTTCATTCTTGCTGTCAAGTAGTGACGCACAGTAAAAATGGAGAAGTCAAATGTTCAACATCTGATGGAGAGAATGATGGAAATCCCTGCGCTGGGGTTATGCCATCTCAGCTTTGCGACAGCGATGTCGGAGATACAGGGACAATTGCAGAAGACTCTGCAAACCAGACCAGATTTGAAGTGGAACTTTTGGATGATGGATGcaacataaaagaaattaatgaaggCCAATTAAATACTGAAGGCACAAACAAGAAGGATCTTGATGGCTGTGCAGTGTGTACCGTTAATGGCATGTCACAGATAAAAAGCAAGCACTCTGATCTCTTTCCTGGAGACGTAAATGTTAATGAATGTCACCCTAAACTGAGTACGTTTGAGAAAACTGGAAgtatttcatgtatttctacCAGCAGAATAACTTCTGCAGTGGACAAAAAGACCGAAGATGATGTTATACAGCTTGGATGCCTGAAATCCCCAGATGTTGATTTAGAGCGCTTCTGGGGTACTAAGACTGATGACATTAAACCAGGTAGTCCTTTGCTGGCTTTGTCACAAAACTTAGATCCTAGCTATGGCTCATTCCAATATATTGCAGACCACCAAGACGTGTTTGGTGTTTCACATAGGGAAGATGCTTTAATTTCCAGAAGTTCTGTCTGTCCTTTAGGAAAAGGCCATTCATCTCTACACGAAACAGAAATAGATGAAAATGACTTTGAAAGTTTAGAGAGCATAAATGCCTCTCAGGAAGCCTGCAAAGGTGAAAGAATAGGAACGGATTGCCTGAAATGCATGGCAATGGCTGACAATTCATCAGATCTTCCTGATTTGGTAAACAATATCACTCTTCTAAGAGCTTTGACTCAACATAGCACAGCATTAGAAAGCTTACAAAAGATTGAGGAAAATAATAGCACATTATATGAAGCAGAGACTTCTAAAGAGATATTTGAACACCTTGTGAAGGCTAAAG CTATAAAACAGTTTACGGAAATACCTTACTCAGAAAGTATACAGGCATCTTCCGGTTCATACTTTGATTCTTCTGGCCTTATG CCCAACTGTGTGGAcaatttattacagaaaacagaggCATGTATTctaccagcagcagcccaaagACAGCCTTGGACATCTGACTGCCAACTAAAA TCTCCAGGTTCAAGAAGTCCTCATGAGGGTGATATCAGAGAAgagaattttgaaaagcagtctAATGTTATTGAAGAGTCAAGAATAGATCAGTCCC CGTTGGCATTGAATATGTATTCTGAAGTTCTACCACGGACAGTGTCAGACTCAATTTCACATTCTGATTTGAGACAAACACAGTGGACTTCATGGGAACCTGACAAG GTGATATCATCAGTGGAACTGACTTCCCCGCTTAATCCAGACTCTACATTTTCTCCAGCTTCAGGAAGTGGGGAAACTATTGGAGATATGCAAGAGCCTCTGATACACAGGATGTTGCCAA CACAGGAGAAATCCAGCTATCCAGGGGAATGCAACCTCTCAAGATTCAAACGCCCAGTTAAAACACGAGCTCGAGTTCCGTTTGTCAGTCTTCCTGCCACTGAGAAGGTTCCCGATGCAGTTTATCCAACTGACAGTGAGGAGGTCCAGCAATCTTTTGAGTCTTCAGTAGTCAATTTATGCAACGAGTCAGCGGTATTTCCTATTAGTGCTTTTGGCCCTGGGGACAGAAATTATGAAACCTCTGTGTTTGGAGAGTATACGGAAGATGAACAAAGGGAGTTTGTACAATCAGTATTCCCTAATTTGACTTCACAATATAGACAAAGCAAGTGGCTAAAATATCAAAACATGGCTCAGTGTGACTTGATAGCTCAAAATAGTGATGATAGCGAAGTGACTGATGACATCTGTGCTGAGAATGTCCTTGGAATGCTGCTGGGTGATACAGGAGAGAGCAGTGCCGTGAATAAAAGCGCTCCCGGCTCTGCATGTCTACTGACAGCAAAGAGCATGCTTGATAAATGCTGTGCAAATACCAGCAAGGAAGATTTCATTTCAGAGAGGAAGTTACTTTCTCTGCACTTAAGTCAGACACCTTTGGCTGAAGCAACACAAAAGGTGTTAAGTCATCTGAGCTGCTACACTGTAACAGGATACGGCCAG gACATAACAATTTCTGAGTTGTCTTTTCCTAATGTGGATAAAGTAAAATATGCTGATCTTCCTAAAAGAAAGATTTCCATACCAACTGTTTTTGAGTCTCATGTTCActacaaacagatttttaaagctgctctgACAG AGCAATTAAACATAATGCTATTTGGGTTGTCACAAAGATTACACAAAGCTCTTTCAAAAGTGGATGTATCATTTTACACATCACTGAAAGATGGGCAAAGCATGAGCAAAGAAAGCTGCGTTCCACTCTGCAGTCACATGCGTCCTGCTAAGCTTGTTATGGTTAAAAAAGAAGGTCAAAACAAG gGTCGTTTGTTCTATACCTGTGATGCCCCAAAATCTGagcagtgtttgtttttcaagtggATAGAAGATGTGAACCCCTCGCAGATAAAATCCAGACCTAGTGCAGTGCTTCATGATATGAAAAGTGTTGGGACATACCTCAGAAGTCAAAATATTGCTCTCTATGAGGGATGCCAGCTCTTGGTGAG GAAAGCCTTTGAAGTTCAAGCACAACGGTGTAGTAAGTTCAAGAAATTTATGAATACACCTGATAGATTTGATGGTGATTCCAAAAAAAAGTTGTACCTCAAACTAAGTAGAAAGGAGCATTATTCTTTCTATAGCAAAG ATGATATTTGGGTTATTTCGAAGACTTTGAATTTTGATCCTCTTGATACTTTCATTGCAAGTAGTGCTTTCTTTGGACCATCCTCCAACAATGAAGTGGAATTACTACCACTGAAAGGCTACTGTCCCTCAAACTGGCGATCAAATA TGATTGTTCATGCCTTGCTGGTTTGTAATGCTAGTGGTGAGCTTACAGCTTTAAGGAATATGGAGGAGCACTTCAATCCATCTACGTTACCACTAATGCCATATCTATTAAAGAT GAATTTTCGTTCTGAAAATGCTACTAATAGagtcaacaaaagaaaatttattccaCCTGCCATCAACCTGAAACGCACAATGACGTATGGACCCGTCAGCACTGAAGTGGCAATGGAACTAGCTAAAAAGATGATCCAAACGTTCTTGTTGAACCCAGATCAAGCTACATCACTGATTCGGATAGCTCAGATGATGACCTCATGTGAAAATCTCAAACCAGTGGAAGAACACCAGATCTTGCCTATCACAATTATACATG GTGTTTTTGGAGCTGGCAAGAGCTATCTGCTGTCTGTTGTGATTTTGTTCTTAGTACAGCTCTTTGAAAGTAGTGAAGCTACCAAGGGTCCAAGGCCAGCTCAGTGGAAACTTCTGATTGCTTCTTCCACTAATGTTGCCATAGACAGGATACTGCAGGG TCTACTTGATCTTGGATTTGAGGATTTTATCAGAGTGGGAAGTATTAGGAAAATCACCAAAGCAATTCTTCCCCATAG tTTACATGCTGGCTCAGGAAACGATAATGAGCAGTTAAAAGAGCTGCTTGCTCTCATGAAAGAAGATTTAACTCCAactgaaaaaatgtatgtaaGGAAGAGTATCGAGCAACATAAACTGGGGACCAATAAAACTATACTGCAACAG GTAAAAGTGGTTGGAGTGACCTGTGCTGCCTGCCCGTTCCCTTGTCTGAATGCTCTTAAGTTTCCTGTAGTGATGCTGGATGAGTGCAGTCAGATAACCGAAcctgcttctctccttcctATTGCAAG GTTTCAGTGTGAAAAGCTAGTCCTTGTTGGAGACCCTAAGCAATTACCACCAACTATTCAAGGGTCTGAGAGTGTTCATGAAAAGGGATTGGAGCAGACTCTCTTTGACCGGCTTTGCTTAATG GGACATAAAACAATACTTCTTCGGACACAGTACCGATGTCACCCTGCTATTAGTGCCATAGCCAACGAGCTGTTCTACGAAGGAAATCTGATAAATGGTGTTTCCGAGAAAGATAGAAGTCCTTTATTGGATTGGCTTCCAACACTATGTTTTTATAATGTTAACGGGGTAGAGCAA ATTGAAAGAGACAACAGCTTTTATAACATGGCAGAAGTTCATTTTGCAGTCAAGCTCATCCAGGCTCTAGTTGCAAGTGGAATAAAAGGATCTGCAATTGGTCTGATTACTCTTTATAAATCACAGATGTGTAAG ACTCAGAATTTGCTTAGCGACATACACTCTGAGGCTTTTGAACTTAAAGCTGTCCAGGTGTCCACTGTAGATGCATTCCAAGGAGCTGAGAAGGAGATCATTGTTCTGTCGTGTGTAAGAACAAGACAAATTGGGTTCATCGACTCAGAAAAGAGGATGAACGTTGCACTGACGAGAGCAAAGAGGCACCTGTTGATTGTTGGAAATCTGGCCTGTTTAAGTAGGAACAGACTGTGGGGAAGAGTAATTCATCACTGCAAAG GATGGGAAAATGGATTGCAACATGCAAGCCAGTGTGAGCAGCAGCTAAACGAAATTCTTACATGTTACTTGGAGAAACGGGaggaagaagcacagaaaaattaa